A genomic window from Bacteroidota bacterium includes:
- the rsmI gene encoding 16S rRNA (cytidine(1402)-2'-O)-methyltransferase → MAKLYIVPTPIGNLEDITFRAVRILGEVDLILAEDTRTSYVLLNHYNIKTKTIAHHKFNEHAQVEQIANEIADGKNVALISDAGTPGISDPGYLLVHTCVAKNIEVETLPGATAFVPALVNSGFPNNEFVFIGFLPVKKGRMTKFKELAAEPRTIILYESPHRVIKTLTQLVEYCGERKISVSRELSKKFEETRRGTAAELLAHFTKHDPRGEFVMVIAPL, encoded by the coding sequence TTGGCTAAATTATATATTGTACCCACACCTATTGGCAATCTTGAAGATATTACCTTCAGGGCGGTTAGAATATTGGGTGAGGTAGATTTGATTTTAGCTGAAGATACCCGCACTTCATATGTTTTGCTCAATCATTATAATATTAAAACAAAAACCATTGCGCATCATAAATTTAATGAGCATGCGCAGGTCGAGCAAATTGCAAATGAAATTGCGGACGGGAAAAATGTTGCGCTTATTTCTGATGCCGGCACACCGGGAATTTCTGACCCGGGATATTTATTAGTACATACTTGTGTTGCAAAAAACATTGAAGTGGAAACACTTCCGGGGGCTACTGCATTTGTTCCCGCACTGGTAAATTCCGGATTCCCGAATAATGAGTTTGTATTTATTGGATTTTTACCCGTTAAAAAAGGACGCATGACCAAGTTCAAAGAACTTGCTGCAGAACCACGGACAATTATTTTATATGAATCGCCACATCGTGTAATTAAAACATTAACGCAATTGGTTGAGTATTGTGGTGAAAGAAAAATTAGTGTGTCGCGGGAATTATCTAAAAAATTCGAAGAAACAAGGCGCGGCACTGCTGCAGAATTGCTCGCCCATTTTACAAAACATGATCCACGCGGCGAATTTGTTATGGTAATAGCACCGTTATAA
- the purS gene encoding phosphoribosylformylglycinamidine synthase subunit PurS: protein MAYKAEINVMPLKELLDPKGKAVAGSMKNLNLNAVQDVRIGKHIQLHIEAGSKAEAEQIATEACKKLLANAIMESFEIEIKEA, encoded by the coding sequence ATGGCATATAAAGCTGAAATAAATGTAATGCCTTTAAAAGAATTGCTTGACCCAAAAGGTAAAGCAGTTGCAGGCAGCATGAAAAATTTAAATTTAAACGCTGTACAAGATGTACGCATCGGAAAACATATCCAGCTGCACATTGAGGCGGGAAGCAAGGCTGAGGCTGAGCAAATTGCAACGGAAGCATGTAAAAAATTACTTGCCAATGCGATAATGGAAAGTTTCGAAATTGAAATTAAAGAAGCCTGA
- a CDS encoding CDP-alcohol phosphatidyltransferase family protein encodes MNLVKNIPNLLTLFNLFLGCMGVVYLFNDHMVIMSGERDMFIDMGEIHLACYCVLLAGVIDFFDGFIARLLKVQSELGKQLDSLADMVTFGLLPGLIMYELLGRSYYSNYNAFDYPILFYAIGFALTIFAAVRLGKFNIDPRQANEFRGLPSPSMAFFVISLPLIILRDEMGLTTMLTKNWVLLIIVAGLSYLMVSDIRMLSLKIKSLKFEENQWLFGLILLSLIISFIGILILHVYFVIIPVIILLYIIISIAKNISENGI; translated from the coding sequence GTGAACTTAGTAAAAAACATACCAAACCTCCTTACATTATTCAACCTGTTTTTGGGTTGTATGGGTGTAGTTTATTTATTTAATGATCACATGGTGATTATGAGTGGTGAACGCGATATGTTTATCGACATGGGTGAAATTCATCTCGCCTGTTATTGTGTGCTTTTAGCTGGTGTTATTGACTTTTTTGACGGATTTATTGCACGATTATTAAAAGTGCAAAGTGAATTAGGCAAACAATTAGATTCACTTGCCGATATGGTTACTTTTGGTTTATTACCCGGGCTTATCATGTATGAATTATTAGGACGTTCCTATTATTCAAATTATAATGCGTTTGATTATCCTATCTTATTTTATGCCATTGGATTTGCATTAACCATATTTGCAGCAGTGCGTTTAGGAAAATTTAATATTGACCCAAGACAGGCAAATGAATTCAGAGGTTTACCTTCACCAAGTATGGCATTTTTTGTTATTTCATTACCATTAATCATATTGCGTGATGAAATGGGTTTAACTACAATGCTGACAAAAAACTGGGTGTTGTTAATTATTGTTGCCGGGTTAAGTTATTTAATGGTAAGTGATATTCGCATGTTAAGTTTAAAAATAAAATCCTTAAAGTTTGAAGAAAATCAATGGCTTTTCGGGTTGATATTATTAAGTTTAATTATATCATTCATCGGAATATTAATATTGCATGTATATTTTGTGATTATTCCGGTTATTATTTTATTATATATTATTATTTCAATAGCAAAAAACATATCAGAAAATGGCATATAA
- a CDS encoding aminopeptidase P family protein, with product MKYLPIDSQLFIQNRNNFVKHLKPNSIAIFNSNDEMPFNADQTHPFKQNSDIFYLSGIDQEESILLIYPDCPNPKYREALFLKKTSAYIAVWEGHKYTEAEATATSGISTVHWKEEFPAIFNMLMNHAENVYLNTNENDRANIIVPTRDARFIADTKNRFPLHQFERCAPILAKLRTRKSEFEKKLMQTACDITNKAFHRVLKFVKPGVMEFEIEAEIMHTFLSNRATRQAYGSIIASGANACVLHYVDNNLPCNDGDLILMDFGAEYANYCADLTRTIPVNGKFTPRQKDVYNAVLRVQREAINMMHVGMILKDFNAEVGKVMEKELLGLGLITDTDIKNQNPDNPAYKKYFMHGTGHHLGLDVHDIGDHYAPLAEGAVLTCEPGIYIPEEGIGIRIENDIMITSNGKYDFMRDCPVEVDEIESLMAK from the coding sequence ATGAAGTATTTGCCAATCGACAGCCAGTTGTTTATCCAAAACAGAAACAACTTTGTTAAACACCTGAAACCCAACAGCATAGCCATTTTTAACAGTAATGATGAAATGCCGTTTAATGCTGACCAAACACATCCTTTCAAACAGAACAGCGATATTTTTTATCTCAGCGGCATTGATCAGGAGGAAAGTATACTGCTTATATACCCTGATTGCCCTAATCCTAAATACCGCGAAGCGCTATTCCTAAAGAAAACCAGTGCCTATATAGCAGTTTGGGAAGGTCATAAATATACCGAGGCCGAGGCTACTGCAACCAGCGGTATCAGTACGGTTCATTGGAAAGAAGAATTCCCTGCCATTTTTAATATGTTGATGAATCATGCTGAAAATGTATATCTGAACACGAATGAAAACGACAGGGCAAATATTATAGTGCCAACACGTGATGCTCGTTTTATAGCAGATACTAAAAATCGCTTTCCCTTACATCAATTTGAACGATGTGCTCCGATATTGGCAAAATTGCGCACCAGAAAAAGTGAATTTGAGAAAAAATTAATGCAGACTGCCTGCGACATCACCAACAAAGCCTTTCACCGCGTGTTGAAATTTGTTAAACCGGGTGTGATGGAATTTGAAATTGAAGCGGAAATCATGCACACTTTTCTCAGCAACCGTGCTACCCGCCAGGCTTATGGAAGTATTATCGCCAGTGGAGCCAACGCTTGTGTATTACATTATGTAGATAATAATTTACCCTGCAACGACGGCGACTTAATACTTATGGATTTTGGTGCGGAATATGCAAATTATTGTGCCGATTTAACCAGAACCATTCCTGTGAACGGCAAATTTACACCGCGCCAAAAAGATGTATATAATGCAGTATTACGCGTTCAGCGTGAGGCAATAAATATGATGCATGTTGGTATGATATTGAAAGACTTTAATGCAGAAGTGGGTAAGGTAATGGAAAAAGAGTTATTGGGACTGGGATTGATAACTGATACTGATATTAAAAATCAAAACCCTGATAATCCTGCTTACAAAAAATATTTTATGCATGGAACAGGACATCATTTGGGTTTAGATGTTCATGATATCGGTGATCATTATGCTCCTTTGGCAGAAGGTGCAGTATTAACCTGTGAACCTGGAATTTATATCCCTGAAGAAGGTATAGGTATTCGTATTGAAAACGACATTATGATTACATCAAACGGTAAATACGATTTTATGCGTGATTGTCCGGTTGAAGTGGATGAAATTGAAAGTTTGATGGCTAAATAA
- a CDS encoding PDZ domain-containing protein produces MKTFSFLFLFLTITSHQLTGQVKIQANGVLGFQYLIDTISGLPMVDLCVPGSPASVNGLNHGDKILTINGQNTNGMSLIDVSNAIKSNGTGDAELFIEQVNGNKQLFTIPKKGFVNISTGQLTYNIYFNSDFTVYTNSTEPCIWGIDCFNGFGYYAYSSSEAFLGEILNGQRVEGLYYYTENNKPYYYFGAFKNNDYSGHSELSYHDEQTNEDNIYIGDFDYGVPHGYGEIKRTNGELIYAGYFFYGIESGYGKGYYAGKWEEGFWINNMYWRPWPEGVPHYNPATEFALYDMVLKQEEAAFNLEVEAAKKDLEAYFNSTSNSTLTSTQNNTSTQTYSIENYPFGSSEQLSNLRSLCEGLQNTSNSYYTYSNPGSITFDTYAVADIQYVSFDIPAGKELQVVFFIESPQYEKIRIYPNTVAFNYENTNGGEPTMFFTDWLSAVSQTVVVRNTHTIDGHVLIKIVADPSQYYQKRTIYYVSGISK; encoded by the coding sequence ATGAAGACATTTTCCTTTCTTTTTTTATTCCTTACTATTACTAGTCATCAACTTACAGGACAAGTGAAAATTCAGGCTAATGGTGTACTGGGATTCCAATATCTTATCGATACGATTTCCGGTTTGCCCATGGTAGATTTATGTGTACCCGGCAGCCCGGCTTCAGTCAATGGTTTAAATCATGGTGATAAAATATTAACAATAAATGGACAAAATACCAATGGTATGTCGCTTATTGATGTGTCAAACGCTATTAAATCAAATGGAACCGGCGATGCAGAATTATTTATTGAACAAGTAAATGGGAATAAACAATTATTTACAATTCCTAAAAAAGGTTTTGTTAATATTTCCACCGGGCAATTAACATATAATATTTACTTCAACAGTGATTTTACTGTTTACACTAATAGCACCGAACCATGTATTTGGGGTATTGATTGTTTTAATGGATTTGGGTATTATGCCTATTCCTCATCAGAGGCGTTTCTGGGTGAAATTTTAAACGGGCAGCGGGTAGAAGGGCTATATTATTATACGGAAAACAATAAACCTTATTATTATTTCGGGGCATTTAAAAATAATGATTATTCGGGCCATAGCGAATTGTCGTATCATGATGAACAAACTAATGAGGATAATATTTACATAGGTGATTTTGATTACGGTGTACCTCATGGTTATGGGGAAATTAAAAGGACAAACGGTGAATTAATTTATGCTGGATATTTTTTTTACGGTATAGAATCCGGATATGGTAAAGGATATTACGCCGGCAAATGGGAAGAAGGGTTCTGGATAAATAATATGTATTGGCGCCCGTGGCCTGAAGGTGTGCCACATTATAATCCGGCAACAGAGTTTGCATTATATGACATGGTATTAAAACAAGAAGAAGCAGCCTTTAATCTGGAAGTTGAAGCAGCAAAAAAAGATTTGGAAGCGTATTTTAATTCCACATCAAATTCTACCTTAACCAGCACGCAAAATAATACATCAACACAAACTTATTCTATAGAAAACTACCCTTTCGGAAGTAGCGAGCAGTTATCCAATTTGCGTTCGCTTTGTGAAGGTTTACAAAATACAAGTAATTCTTATTACACCTATTCTAATCCCGGCTCTATTACATTTGATACTTATGCGGTTGCAGATATTCAATACGTTTCATTTGATATACCCGCCGGTAAAGAATTGCAGGTAGTATTTTTTATCGAATCTCCCCAATATGAAAAAATTCGTATTTATCCGAACACCGTTGCATTCAATTATGAAAATACAAATGGAGGTGAACCAACTATGTTTTTTACAGATTGGTTATCTGCCGTTAGTCAAACTGTTGTTGTAAGAAATACGCATACCATCGACGGACATGTTTTAATTAAAATAGTTGCTGACCCATCGCAATATTATCAAAAGCGAACAATTTATTATGTGAGCGGAATTTCGAAATAA
- a CDS encoding T9SS type A sorting domain-containing protein produces MKNIYLIGLVLAAQSVCAQHYDETFNGTGVVTGFTTFNGINMIELPIDVIYEPGTEKIIMMNQFNGAGGTLHRFNTDGSPDLSFGVDGVQEIEPEIDNRFINVFPKPDGYAIAGFVSPAYNVYSPFVMHINYDGSTDTDFGVDGINAINSIDSLITYYASMGNSGKISITGWDYKPFFSEPAAGLMQFDAEGNYNTAFGYETLGIEEFTQFHAAYELADGRTIAYGSTYNITHDTTIGFVTCYLENGLRDESFGVDGFVFPKPESPYYNFQFYRATQGADGSIYLAGIKSNNPVYYLYVVKMDVNGNIDESFGTNGNAYVNATDITECRQIVVTPGNEIYLLSSGHMQDDATLQTNILKLLPNGEPDLSFTNGLPAEFRITIDGTNDNDDIDGHQMIIQPDGKLVVTGEVDGLSGNTDYFVCRVVTNSLPIAINETNVKTQISLSPNPTVNQFTVQSQEIINKCVIYSANGAVINSLYFNSNNFNYNTADLPQGLYFIKLYLQNNQQEVLSFIKN; encoded by the coding sequence ATGAAAAATATTTATTTGATTGGATTGGTGCTTGCGGCACAATCGGTGTGCGCTCAACATTACGACGAAACGTTTAATGGTACAGGGGTCGTTACCGGTTTTACCACATTTAATGGCATTAATATGATAGAACTGCCTATTGATGTGATTTATGAGCCGGGCACAGAAAAAATAATCATGATGAACCAATTTAACGGCGCAGGTGGAACCTTGCACAGATTTAATACAGATGGTTCTCCTGATTTATCATTTGGTGTAGACGGCGTGCAGGAAATTGAACCCGAAATTGACAACAGGTTTATAAATGTTTTTCCAAAACCTGATGGATATGCAATTGCAGGGTTTGTTTCTCCGGCTTATAATGTATATAGTCCCTTTGTAATGCACATCAATTATGATGGTAGCACTGATACTGATTTTGGGGTAGATGGAATTAATGCAATAAACAGCATCGATTCATTAATTACTTATTATGCTTCAATGGGTAACTCGGGTAAAATTTCAATTACCGGTTGGGATTACAAACCGTTTTTTTCTGAACCGGCTGCCGGCTTGATGCAATTTGACGCTGAAGGGAATTATAATACAGCATTCGGCTATGAAACATTGGGAATTGAAGAGTTTACCCAATTTCATGCAGCATATGAGCTTGCAGACGGACGAACTATTGCTTACGGTTCTACCTACAATATTACACATGATACCACAATTGGTTTTGTAACTTGTTATCTGGAAAATGGTTTGCGAGATGAATCATTTGGTGTTGATGGTTTTGTTTTTCCTAAACCTGAATCCCCTTATTATAATTTTCAATTCTACCGCGCTACTCAAGGTGCCGATGGTTCTATTTATTTGGCAGGAATAAAATCCAATAATCCGGTATATTATTTATATGTAGTAAAAATGGATGTAAATGGAAATATTGATGAAAGTTTTGGAACTAATGGAAATGCTTACGTAAATGCCACCGATATAACGGAATGCAGACAAATTGTTGTAACGCCTGGTAATGAAATTTATTTACTAAGTTCCGGCCATATGCAAGATGACGCGACACTTCAAACCAATATATTAAAATTATTACCAAATGGAGAACCTGATTTATCATTCACAAATGGATTGCCGGCTGAATTTAGAATTACAATTGATGGCACAAATGACAATGATGATATAGACGGCCATCAAATGATTATTCAGCCTGATGGTAAATTGGTTGTAACCGGTGAAGTAGATGGTTTATCGGGTAATACTGATTATTTTGTTTGTAGAGTTGTTACCAATTCTTTACCCATTGCAATTAATGAAACCAATGTAAAAACACAAATATCGTTATCGCCAAATCCAACAGTAAATCAATTTACAGTTCAATCACAGGAAATCATTAATAAATGTGTAATTTATTCCGCTAATGGCGCAGTAATTAATTCGCTTTATTTTAATAGCAACAATTTTAATTACAACACTGCCGATTTGCCACAGGGTTTGTATTTTATTAAATTATATCTGCAAAATAACCAACAGGAAGTTTTATCTTTTATTAAAAACTGA
- a CDS encoding T9SS type A sorting domain-containing protein, with protein sequence MIRKMYIFGMLFSVMGLFKQTYAQTAFTAGNIVVVRVGDGTTSLVNTGNPVYLDEYTTSGTLVQSIALPTTVSGANKRLILSGTATSEGALTRSADGSAIVLTGYDAATGGPSLSGTTAASVNRVIGLVYADGTVNTTTALTDFASANNPRSATTTNGTDLWMAGGAGGIRYASLGGTTSNDLSSATLANVRVVQVFDNQLYFSTASGTTYRVGTVGTGLPTSGLQTLSHLSGIPAATGSPYGYFMADLDGIPGIDVIYVADDGANALRKYSLVAGTWTLNGTIGVDADDYRGITGTVNGSSVTLFCTIKGGSGATGGGQLVTITDASGYNGTLTGTPTVLLTAATNTSIRGISMAPEANCTPVLWYADADGDNYGDIATTELACNMPVGYVADSTDCNDADSLINPLATELCNSIDDNCDGTADEEFINPIITFASSELVAGLTGPSSSQSPYLTPLKPGVQFTSVFTAGDIFGGYTASGLMDGIGAYDNGDGTFTVLINHEISNTLGVVRDHGFIGTFVSKWIINKADLSVVSGEDLMQNAFVWNALTNAYEPAAAAFSRFCSADLPEQTAFYNAASGNGSTEKIFMNGEESGNEGRQFAHIVTGAEAGNSYELSALGKAGWENSVANTLAQDKTIVVELDDNTTNGQVYVYVGTKTNTGLEIEKAGLSNGILYGITVDGLSTESSLSIPAPNTNFTLTSLGSVIGLSGATLNTNSITAGVTNFLRPEDGAWDPQNPSIFYFVTTNSFTAPSRLWKLEFTDISNPELGGTITVLLDGTEGPKMMDNMTVDNAGNIIIQEDPGNQKYLARIWEYRIATDELIELAQHDENRYILGAPSYLTQDEESSGVIDVSSILGPGMLLLDDQAHYSIPGAVVEGGQLLVMYNPETETGIYTATDTVRVNTNSACSATGVVLGTPITSDNCVVASVTNDAPVSFPLGNTTVTWTVTDGSGNTATGTQVVIVTDDVLPTITAPAALVIAADSSCTATGVSLGTPITADNCGVASVTNNAPAIFPLGVTTVVWTVTDVNGNFLTANQTVTITGTQLTYYADADNDTFGDISSTTLACGLPAGYVTDSTDCNDSNVSVNPSAIEICNGIDDNCDGNIDDVITATITPEGSTSVCKGDFVTLTANSGVGYSYQWKRNGTNIAGATNMTYNASKNGSFTVMVTVPGGCSDLSDAVVVTLLSSPTATITNVTGFTDLCTANPIKLKTSGGVSLTYQWFRNGNIIAGATSNIYNVTTGGNYAVEVTNTATGCSQRSPKYTITQSCKEGDVAGIESSSFNVYPNPSNGTFTIDLSIIGNETESADILLFNMVGEVVYQTNTDINNNTINAEITPVNNLAEGLYIVKVMVGNATFEKTIAIVK encoded by the coding sequence ATGATTCGCAAAATGTACATTTTTGGAATGTTGTTTTCAGTTATGGGTTTGTTTAAACAAACTTATGCGCAAACAGCATTTACGGCGGGCAACATTGTGGTTGTTCGTGTAGGAGATGGTACTACTTCGTTGGTAAACACAGGAAATCCTGTTTATCTTGACGAGTATACAACATCCGGAACATTAGTTCAATCGATTGCTCTTCCAACCACTGTTAGTGGAGCAAACAAAAGATTAATTTTAAGTGGTACTGCAACATCGGAAGGCGCCTTAACCAGGTCGGCCGACGGTTCTGCAATTGTTTTGACCGGTTATGATGCAGCAACCGGTGGTCCGTCGTTAAGCGGAACAACTGCTGCTTCTGTAAATCGTGTTATTGGTTTAGTTTATGCAGATGGTACAGTAAATACAACTACTGCATTAACAGATTTTGCATCTGCCAATAATCCACGTTCTGCAACTACAACAAACGGAACTGACTTGTGGATGGCAGGTGGTGCAGGTGGTATTCGTTATGCTAGCTTAGGTGGAACAACATCGAATGATTTATCAAGTGCTACGTTAGCAAACGTTCGTGTTGTTCAGGTTTTTGACAATCAATTGTATTTTTCAACTGCAAGCGGAACTACTTACCGTGTTGGAACAGTTGGCACAGGATTACCAACTAGTGGGTTACAAACTTTATCGCATTTATCCGGAATTCCTGCTGCAACAGGTTCACCATATGGATACTTTATGGCTGATCTGGATGGTATACCCGGTATTGATGTAATTTATGTTGCTGATGATGGTGCAAACGCTTTAAGAAAATATTCGTTAGTAGCTGGTACTTGGACACTAAATGGAACTATAGGTGTTGACGCTGATGATTACAGAGGAATTACAGGCACAGTAAATGGCTCAAGCGTTACTTTATTTTGCACTATTAAAGGTGGTTCAGGCGCAACTGGTGGCGGCCAATTAGTAACAATAACTGATGCTTCAGGATATAATGGTACTTTAACAGGAACACCAACCGTTTTATTAACAGCTGCTACAAATACTTCAATTCGTGGTATTTCAATGGCACCTGAAGCAAATTGCACACCAGTATTATGGTATGCCGATGCAGATGGAGATAATTATGGTGATATTGCAACAACTGAATTAGCATGCAATATGCCTGTTGGATATGTTGCTGATAGTACTGATTGTAATGATGCTGATAGTTTAATTAATCCTTTAGCAACAGAACTTTGTAATTCAATAGATGACAATTGTGATGGCACTGCAGATGAAGAATTTATAAATCCGATTATTACGTTTGCTTCAAGCGAATTAGTTGCCGGTTTAACAGGTCCATCAAGTTCTCAATCACCCTATTTAACTCCGTTAAAACCTGGCGTTCAATTTACATCAGTATTTACCGCTGGCGATATTTTTGGTGGTTATACAGCATCAGGTTTGATGGATGGTATTGGAGCTTATGATAACGGTGATGGTACCTTTACTGTTTTAATTAATCATGAAATTAGCAATACATTAGGAGTTGTTCGCGACCATGGTTTTATTGGCACTTTTGTTTCAAAATGGATTATTAATAAAGCTGACTTATCTGTTGTTTCAGGTGAAGACTTAATGCAAAATGCTTTTGTTTGGAATGCATTAACTAATGCCTATGAACCGGCTGCTGCAGCTTTTAGCCGTTTTTGTTCAGCGGATCTTCCAGAGCAAACTGCTTTTTATAATGCAGCCAGTGGAAATGGTTCAACTGAAAAAATATTCATGAATGGTGAAGAGTCAGGCAACGAAGGCCGTCAATTTGCACATATTGTAACAGGTGCAGAAGCTGGTAATTCATATGAATTATCTGCACTTGGAAAAGCAGGTTGGGAAAATTCAGTTGCAAACACTTTGGCTCAGGATAAAACTATTGTTGTTGAATTAGATGATAATACTACAAATGGTCAGGTTTATGTTTATGTAGGAACAAAAACGAATACCGGATTAGAAATTGAAAAAGCTGGTTTATCAAATGGTATTTTATACGGAATTACTGTTGATGGTCTTTCAACTGAATCTTCATTAAGTATACCTGCTCCAAACACTAACTTTACCTTAACTTCACTTGGTTCTGTTATTGGTTTATCAGGTGCAACCTTAAATACTAATTCTATTACTGCGGGTGTAACAAACTTTTTACGTCCTGAAGATGGTGCATGGGATCCACAAAATCCGTCAATATTTTATTTTGTAACTACCAACTCATTTACAGCACCAAGCCGTTTATGGAAATTAGAATTTACTGATATTAGTAATCCTGAATTAGGTGGTACTATTACTGTGTTGTTAGATGGAACTGAAGGACCAAAAATGATGGATAATATGACTGTAGACAATGCAGGTAATATTATTATTCAGGAAGATCCGGGTAATCAAAAATACTTAGCCCGTATTTGGGAATATCGCATTGCAACCGATGAGTTAATTGAACTTGCTCAGCACGACGAAAACAGATATATTTTAGGCGCCCCTTCTTACTTAACGCAAGACGAAGAATCTTCAGGAGTTATTGATGTTTCTTCAATTTTAGGTCCTGGAATGTTATTACTTGATGACCAGGCACATTATTCAATTCCCGGTGCCGTTGTAGAAGGTGGCCAGTTATTAGTAATGTATAATCCTGAAACTGAAACAGGTATTTATACTGCAACCGATACAGTTCGTGTTAACACAAATTCAGCTTGTAGTGCTACTGGTGTTGTTTTAGGAACTCCTATAACTTCTGATAACTGTGTAGTTGCAAGTGTAACAAATGATGCTCCTGTTTCATTTCCGTTAGGCAACACAACTGTTACCTGGACAGTTACTGATGGTTCAGGAAATACAGCTACAGGAACTCAAGTTGTAATTGTAACAGATGATGTATTACCTACTATTACTGCACCAGCAGCTTTAGTAATTGCAGCTGATTCAAGTTGCACTGCAACCGGTGTTTCATTAGGAACTCCTATAACTGCAGATAATTGCGGTGTTGCATCTGTAACCAACAATGCACCGGCTATTTTCCCTTTAGGTGTAACTACAGTAGTTTGGACTGTAACTGATGTTAACGGAAATTTTTTAACAGCAAATCAAACTGTTACAATAACCGGCACACAGTTAACTTATTATGCTGATGCCGATAATGATACTTTTGGGGATATTTCTTCAACAACACTTGCTTGTGGATTACCAGCAGGTTATGTTACCGATAGTACTGATTGTAATGATAGTAACGTAAGTGTAAATCCAAGTGCTATTGAAATTTGTAATGGTATAGATGATAATTGTGATGGCAATATTGATGATGTAATAACTGCTACCATTACACCTGAAGGTTCAACTTCAGTTTGTAAAGGTGATTTTGTTACATTAACTGCTAATTCAGGTGTTGGCTATAGCTATCAGTGGAAACGCAATGGTACAAACATTGCCGGAGCAACAAACATGACATATAATGCTAGTAAAAACGGTAGCTTTACTGTAATGGTAACCGTTCCCGGTGGTTGTTCTGATTTATCTGATGCAGTTGTAGTTACACTTTTATCTAGCCCTACAGCTACAATAACAAACGTTACAGGTTTTACTGATTTGTGTACTGCTAATCCAATAAAACTTAAAACAAGTGGTGGTGTAAGTTTAACTTACCAGTGGTTTAGAAACGGAAATATAATTGCAGGTGCAACTTCAAATATCTATAACGTAACAACGGGAGGAAATTATGCTGTTGAAGTAACAAATACAGCTACAGGTTGTTCTCAGCGTTCTCCTAAATATACCATAACTCAATCATGTAAAGAAGGTGATGTTGCAGGAATCGAAAGTTCATCTTTCAACGTTTATCCAAACCCAAGTAATGGAACCTTTACCATTGATTTATCAATAATTGGTAATGAAACAGAATCTGCTGATATCTTATTATTCAATATGGTAGGTGAAGTTGTTTATCAGACGAATACTGATATTAATAACAACACAATTAATGCAGAAATCACACCGGTAAATAATCTTGCTGAAGGATTATATATTGTTAAAGTGATGGTTGGCAATGCTACATTCGAAAAAACGATAGCGATTGTTAAATAA
- a CDS encoding outer membrane beta-barrel protein — translation MYLKNITGTFCKISFVLILGCIALQSNAQQFRYGAFIAPGVNWWIVEGDLYISSGSNLSFQVGGMLDLTLGENERFALQSGLNFTSAPGAFEQNPESLSFQGKAWDYSIKTVDLPLLLRLRSDELGKTVLFAQYGLTLGFTIADNIQFRDGKNGGDSFDYEGMNTSLTMGAGIEYALNDNMDLMINAFFMNGTKNMLIDDANDDNMFPQQLGIRAGILF, via the coding sequence ATGTACTTAAAAAATATAACAGGCACATTTTGTAAAATCAGTTTTGTTTTGATTTTAGGATGTATTGCTTTACAGTCAAACGCACAACAATTTCGTTACGGTGCATTTATTGCGCCCGGAGTAAACTGGTGGATTGTTGAAGGTGATTTATATATCAGTTCAGGTTCAAATTTAAGTTTTCAGGTTGGCGGTATGCTGGATTTAACTTTAGGAGAAAATGAACGTTTTGCTTTACAAAGCGGATTAAATTTCACTTCCGCACCGGGCGCTTTTGAACAAAATCCGGAGTCGCTAAGTTTCCAGGGAAAAGCTTGGGATTATTCAATTAAAACTGTTGACTTACCATTATTACTTAGGTTACGTTCTGATGAATTAGGTAAAACAGTTTTATTTGCTCAATATGGATTAACGCTTGGATTTACCATTGCCGATAACATTCAATTCAGGGATGGTAAAAACGGTGGTGATTCATTTGATTATGAAGGCATGAATACCAGCTTAACTATGGGTGCAGGTATAGAATATGCATTAAACGATAATATGGATTTAATGATAAATGCCTTTTTTATGAATGGCACAAAAAACATGTTGATAGATGATGCGAATGATGATAATATGTTTCCTCAACAGTTGGGTATAAGAGCAGGAATTTTATTTTAA